Part of the Streptomyces antimycoticus genome, ATGACGATCGTGCCGCTGCCGAAGCAGACCGGCGACATGTGCGAGCGATTCGCACCCGTGGCCCATCCGCAGTGGATGCCCGGGAACACCTTCAGCGACATCTGGAAAGAGGCCCACCACAAGGTCGGGCTCAACGCGCTCGTCCTCCAGAACCCCGCCGTCGCCGGGACCCTCTTCAATCTGCTGCTGCTTGTGCCGCTCGGCGTCTTCCTGCGCTACCACTTCGGGCGCTCGCTGCGCGCCACCGCCGTGATCGGCTTCGTGGTCTCGATGTCCTTCGAGCTGACGCAGTGGACCGGGGTGTGGGGTCTCTACAGCTGCCCGTACCGCCTCTTCGATGTGGACGACCTGATCGTCAACACCTCGGGAGCGGTGATCGGTTGGCTGCTGGCCGGCCCGGTCGCGCGGATGCTGCCCGCGCTGGAGGCGCTGGACGGGCGGGCGCTGGCGGCACGTCCGGTGCCGTTCGGGCGGCGGCTGACGGCGCTGGTCGTGGATGTGGCCGGATACGTCGTCGCATCGGTGTTCGCCGCGGCCGTGATGACCTATCAGGGCGGCGCGGCCCCCTCCTGGATACCGGTCGGAATCTTCGTGGCCTGGTTCATCCTCCTGCCGCTGGCGACCGGCGCGACCCCCGGAAAGCGGCTGTTGCTGCTGAAGCTGGTGTCGGAGGACGGCGGCCCGCTGGTGCCCTGGCGGCTGACCCTGCGCGCGCTGCTGCTCGGGGCGCTGGT contains:
- a CDS encoding VanZ family protein, giving the protein MATAYLLPIKTAAALFPLLALVLLLPTAVLLYRRHGVMSPGRTLSLYGFLYYLLTAYCMTIVPLPKQTGDMCERFAPVAHPQWMPGNTFSDIWKEAHHKVGLNALVLQNPAVAGTLFNLLLLVPLGVFLRYHFGRSLRATAVIGFVVSMSFELTQWTGVWGLYSCPYRLFDVDDLIVNTSGAVIGWLLAGPVARMLPALEALDGRALAARPVPFGRRLTALVVDVAGYVVASVFAAAVMTYQGGAAPSWIPVGIFVAWFILLPLATGATPGKRLLLLKLVSEDGGPLVPWRLTLRALLLGALVMPFLSGLFLAMLTLLHEPWPSGLFATVRDSGAQGAAAALTALSPVQLLAVMAGFTLTATCVRKTLRHPHRLAPHDRVSGIHNATLPHSRAVRAGAQTADRSEPVAVARPADDGAPAGTPDRPLVGTGPVGPTGSAEVQRSAADSR